gttaaactattactattattcgtCTGCGTCCATTCCTTTCTCCTAGAAGTGCactctaaaaaatgattcatggtgttagtaaataaaacataataaaacaagTCAATTCAACATTAAAAAATATGTTTGTTACATTTTTTTTGAAATTGTAAGTTCagacaaatttaaaatgtatttttggtttGGATGCATTTTTTAATCCTTTTTGAATGCAAAATTTTGCATCAGCACAACAACGGACACATTTTGAGTTGAACCAACGAAAATATTCGCGCCGCCGGAACTAAGAAAAAAAGAGCAATTGTGCACAGCTCTCCTCTTCCCCCCCCCTCCTCATTATGGAGACGGACGTATTCGCATTTTCCGCTTGTACCTGCTATTACAAGGGACTGTTTTCATACTGAGAGTAAGTCTATCACCCTTTATAAACGTCATATTTCAGAGTAGATAAGTAGATTATTATAGCTCGCTAGCAGGTCTGTCGTTACAGGAGGCTTAGCTAAGCTAGGTTAAGCCAGCTTGAAGTTCAGTCAGAGAGAGCCAGTGTCAATGTCTAAGACACAAAGAAAAAGTAATATTAATACGGGTTTCTGTTAggagatttaaatgttttagctcGAACTGCTGAATAAACGACTCTATCGCTTGTCGCTGATGAGGTTCGTTGTAGCAATCCGTTAACTCTAGCTAGATTATTATTTTCACAGGCTACGTATAACTATTTGCAAGGGGGTTCttctttaaaattgtatttccaactgtatatatttttgtgtgtattttgtgctGCATCTAGCTAGCTTTGCACCAAGCTATGGCTGTGTTTCGCACAATTGATAATTATGCGTAAGAATTATTTAGCCATGTAGTGCTAGCTAGCTAACGTATAGCTAGTTACGTTGGCTGACAAGGAAAAGGGCGCCATTTTAGTTGAGCTAAAGTGTACAATATATGGCGATTGCCCATTTCATGTTGGTTGgttaaaatacagaaaaatttGTCAAACATTTAGAAATGCATTGGTTCTGTAAAATTTGCAaatttaaaaccacaaataaGACTGAGCTCTTAAAGCATTATAGGCTACGGCATTGGCATAGTGGTCAAACCTTGCCCTGTCTTTACTGGGAATGTTACTGCTCATTTAGAACATGGGGCAGCCTTAAAACGCATGTGTCAAGAGACCATTCGACACAATTAAAACGAAAAGAAGTGTTAGCATTTAAATGTCCAAGTTGTACATTAAATACCATTTCCACAGAAAAGGAGTTCTTTGAGCACATTGGTCAccatttaaaaaagcaagaaactATCACATGTGTGTTTGAGAATTGTCACTTAAGAACAAACATTTATGGGACATATGCATCGCACAGAAGCCGGAAACACAATCCTCACTCGTTGTGTGACATCAAGGGTGAGTTTTTACAGAGGAAAATAGTGAACCCTTTAAATACAGGGGACGATcttgatgaagatgatgatgcagatgatgatgatgatcagAGTGCAGAGGTGGCTGGAGTAGAGGCTGAAAATGAAACGAGAGAACTACCCAACTTGATTGAAAAGAACCTAAATAAATTGGAAAGTTTATTTAATGTACCTAATAGGTGTATTGATGAAGTGGTGGAAGAACTAAATTTCATTTCTCGTTCAGCTTCAGGTCTTGTTATAAGAGAGATTTTACAGTCATGTTTAAACAAGCACAGTTGTCAGGTAGATGGTCGAATAATTTCAGAGATTGTGACACAAATCTGTGAATCCAATCCTATTAGCTTAGCACTGGGGACTGATGGCCCTCTCTCCACTTCCTACAAACGAAGGGAGtattttaaagagcatttctcagTGGTGGAGCCCATTGAATATGTGCTCAATGACCGTGAGCGGAGAAGCTTCCAGTATGTACCTATTCTGAGGTCCTTACGTGAGGTTTTGAACAAGAAAGAGATCCAGGACTTCATCCTTAACAGTGGGAAAGAAGTACAAGCCGGCACTGAAGCACAGTACAAGTCTTTTCAGGATGGCACATACTTTAAAGCCAACAAACTGTTATCAAGATATGACCCAGCCATAAGTCTCATGTTATTTGTAGATGATTTTGAAATCTGCAATCCACTTGGAACATCCAGGAAAAAGCACAAAATTACTGCTCTGTACTGGGTTTTAGCAAATGTGCCACCTTTGCTCACTCACATCAATCTACTTATCGATTCTCTGCAAGACAGATGATATAAAACGATTTGGATATAGTGCAGTGTTAGAGCCCCTACTGAAAGATCTTGTGACCCTAGAAGAAGAAGGAATTTACATATCTTCTTTAAGCAGACAGGTCAAAGGTACTGTGTTTTGTGTCGTTGCAGACAACCTTGGCGCTCATTCTATTGGAGGATTCGTTGAAAGCTTCTCTAGTTCACATTGCTGTCGGTTCTGTCTTGGAGAAAGGTCACAGTTCAAGGTAATTGAAGTTAGAACAGGAGCATTTTCTCCTAGGACAAAAGAAGACCACAGAGTCCATATCCAGACTGCACAGGAGTCTACTGGTGTGTCTAATTGATTTGGAGTAAAGAGACAGTGTCCACTAACAGAAAAGCTACAACATTTTGATGTGTTAACAGGCTACCCACCTGATTTGTTACATGACCTTTTCGAAGGTATTGTACCAATGGAGTTAGCCTTGTGCCTTGATGCTTTAATTAGAGCAAAGTATTTCACTCTTGAATAACTGAACAAATTAATCAGAGATTTCCCATATAGGTGGGCAGATAAAAAGGATGCACCACAGCCGGTTCCTCTAAATTTTGCTTCAAAAAGAACTGTCAGTGGGAATGCCCATGAAAACTGGACTTTGCTGCGCCTCCTTCCCCTCATTGCTGGAGCAAAAATACCAGAGTGTGAGCCAATATGGCAGGTTCTTTTGAACCTCAAGGAGATAGTTGAACTGGTTCTGTCTCCAGTTCATACTGAGGAGACTATTTGTTTTTTAGACAGTAAAATTTCAGAGCATCGGCACAGATTCCTTGAAGCCTTCCCCCAGAGTGGTCTTATTCCGAAACATCATTTTGTAGAACACTATTCACAGCTGATTAGGAATTTTGGTCCACTTGTGTCATTTTGGACAATACGTTTTGAAGCAAAACACAGCTTTTTTTAAACGTGTTGTTAGACATACCCACAGCTTTCGAAACATCTTGCTGTCTCTCTCAGTGAAACATCAGTTAATGGTTGCATTTCATTTGCATGAAAGTAATATCGAGCCTTCTATACGGGTAACCAAGCTGTCAACAGTGGATTTGAGTGTTCTGAAGGAAGACATTAAGGAAGCATTGGAAAGAAGATTTCCTGGTGAGTCATGTGTTCAGATGGCTAACACAGTGTGTTACTATGGCACTACTTACTCAATTGGAATGATCCTGGCTAATGGTTCGACAGGTGGACTACCAGATTTTGGAGAGGTAATTCAGATTGTTGTTGTTAAAGGAAAACTTGCATTCATTGTAAAATGTTTGAATGCTTGGTACGTGGAACATCTGTCAAGCTACGAACTTGAAAACACCAGAACAGTTAAAGTTCTTAATCCATCGGAGTTGTCTGACATATTCCCTTTAGCAGCATATATAATCGAAGGGAAACGTTTTGTGACTCTAAAGCACTTCATTTACTTACCATAAATGGCTCAGTAGTCCACCTTCGATGTATCTGATTCATGCTAGTGATGTAAGGAATTTTCACTGGGCTCACACCCATTTATTgtgaaatgcttaaaatgtcatATGTGGCAAATAAATTCAGTTATTACATGCACTCAAACTATAGTTGGAAATAACTTAAGGAGTTGTTTTCTGACGAGAGCCTGGCTTTGGACTAAATTTCCCCTTTAACAGAGAAACTCCATTCAGAATATTGTGTAGTTCAGGGCTAGAACAAGAACAAGAAACATACAGTAAATCCAGATGTTTTATTGTGGGCTCTGCAAAACTCGGCCTTGTTAACACtacataacaaaaataaatgtaagttgGTTTAAAAATAGACTCTACACTCTAGTTTAAAACAAGATTTTGATGTTGATTCAGCAGTTACTGTACTTTAGTGATTGtttttcacacacatacacacacacacacttgaaatTTCAGTTTCTCTGGTTTTACTTTTTCTGGGAAcatttttgttaaatatttcTTAGTAAAACCAGAGTGATAAATTTTTATGTACTTTGATGTAATCTGTTATGTCTTTTTAGTTTGATGCTGCAATGTCTCAGCCTGCTAAACTTCGGATCATACTTCAAGACCATGACATTCGTAGACTGGAGTTACCTTCTGGAATCCCCGATACTGTAGACGAACTTCATTCTCTTGTGCAACAGACATTTCAGATTGAGGGTAGTTTCACTTTGCATTTTAAAGATGCTGATTTTGGAGAGTATTTTTCTCTAAATTCAGTATGTGATGTCAAGGACAAAGACACACTTAAGGTGGTCCATGTTTTTGAATCCCCCATGGTCATCTTGACTAATCTGGACAGCTCCTGCCCAAGTGGAACAGAAAGTGCCATTTATCCTCAATCTGACAGTTGCTCATCTGGATCCCAAGATACAGTGATTCTCTCATCACCTGAGCATATGACACACCGCTCTCAGTGCTGGCCTGTGGAATTTACAATACCTCGTTTCGCCTACAACACAGAACTTGTGCTTGCATCAGGTAATGAGGCTTTCGAGAAGGAGGGAATTCTTCTGAGTCCTACCGCAATTCTTCCTGATATGCTTGAGAAGTTGGCCGAAACCATTTATCAGTATGTTGCCTATCCTACAAGTGTGCAATTAAACCATGTTGCAGAAGCATTGATTCAAAAACATCCTTGTCTGAGAGAACCAGGTTCATTTAACAGATGTTATGGATGGCAGCAGAGACTGAAATATAAAATAGCTAATTACAGATGCAAACTTCGAACACTTGGGTGCCCTGAGCTTGTAGTGAACTCTCTGAAAAAGAAGCGAGCACATGAGATGGCAGCtgcaaaaaatgtaaagaagCCAAGAAAGGCAGAGGTGAATTACTTGCCGCCTCACCCACAAGGAGAAACAGAAGAAAGTTTGGAGCAAGTCAGACTGGACCTCTTGAGTGAAGTAAAGAAGAGGACTAACTCTAATATCATCAGTGAGAAAATGGCAAGGACATTCTCCATTCGCAGACAGGAAGTTGTCAACCTAGCCCCACATGTCGATGTTTTCAAAGAACGCTGGCCTGCCCTTTTTGATGTCATCCAGGTGAGTGCCTTAATGGAATACCTTACTAGTTCTCAACCCTAGTCCTACAATAGTCtcttgttttgcacatttgagtgttttctggtgggaaaacacaaaaaatgcaTGGCAGAGAGTACTCCAGGACCAGGATTGACAGCCACAGGAATAGTTGATGGGTATGTTTAGTGTTAAGTGAAAGCATGTTTTATTGTGTGCCCTACAGATACGTGAAGAGTTCAAGAGAATAACCACAATCAACCTTGAGGCATCTTTCATGGCGAAGCTTGATCAGTACTGCCCAAAACTGATGAACTTGGTGTCATCAAGAGGAGGGGCTGCAAAAATGAAGATTCAGCAAATAAAGGACACACTTCTTGAGGTATTCTTATCATTCTAATCTtagaatagaaaaaaatggaGATTGAGCTAATTGAGCTAATGCTTGAATGAATAAACTGTGTTTGTTACATTGTACACATTTGGTCCGGTTAGTTCTggtttcacactgcagtttagtGAGCAGACTAAAGAACTTTACTACACCCTGTCATCATCAGCTACGTGGGCTGCGTCTTTCTATACTTCATATAAATTGGTTTGTAGAATGTTATGAGTTCAGCAAGTTGCTTTGATGTTGTGACAAATTCTAGCTCTGTCAGAATCCGACTCCCCTTCGCTGGCATGCGCACCCCACAACAGAATTGAGTGTAACAGATTATCCTCAGATTCCTTTTATCTCTGTGTATAAATAAGGGTTAATCTACAgttacagtaaataaatgaattcccACTGCAAGCGTTTGTGTCCATATTGCTGTGCGGCACGCCTGCACGCCAAGGGGAGTCAGATTTCACCAGTTCTTTTTCCTCTGGTTTGTTTAAAGACTGTCTCAGCTTCCTGTAATTGGCTAGGCGAACCTGACCATGGTTTAGTAGATCCGGACCAAGACCACCTCTTTTGGTCAGACCAAACTCTGGTCCTTTGTTCCAGACCATGGTTTGTGGCCCCTTTCACACCTGACACTTTGGTTCGGACCAAACTGAAAAGTCAGAAAGTCCGGACCAAAGGAGGTAGGTGTGAAAGCTCCTTTAGTAATAAGTCTAGCTGTCACAAGTCCACTCGTATCCTATGAAGTCCTGTCACCATTTCCCAGGATTGATGTTATCTGACTTTTTTCTTTACCAGCAATTCAACCCTGACTCGTCATCGATTGTAGTGCAACGTTATTCTTTTTCAAATTAATTATatgtttaacatgtttttcAGGATAACACGATTGAAAGACGCAGAGAAGTTGCAATCCGTTGCATGGTGGTTTACCTCGGTGAAAAGGAAGAGGATCTCTTCAAGGAATACTTGGTGGGCAAAATGAAATTGCTGTCTACTTTTAAACACTACACTAACTACAGCAATATTGAAACTGAAATATTGGGTCTGAATTTTTCTATAAGGATGCTGAAGCTCTGAACAGACATCTTGCTGGGGAGGTGATGAAGATCATGGTTAACAAAGCTGCCAGTACATCTGACCCAGCCAGTGCCACTATCGTGATAGAGGGAACAGAAGTCCTGAGGGGACTGGATCTACCAAGGGCTTGTGCCTTGCTGATGGGTCTTATATATGCCCTTAATCTCAGCTACCCAAGACAACTGAGGCATACCTTTGAAGTTTTTCAAAAGTTACTCCTCGAACTGGATGGACTGAAAGCTAGTCCAAAAGTAATGTCTCTTAAACAAAAGCTGCTCTCATAAAATATAAGAATTGTTGAAGTGTAGATGTACTGTGAACACATCTGACTGTTCTGTTctcaaaataaaaactgtacatACTTTACTGCAAAGTAAGACTATTCATTTTGTCTAAACTTGGCAGTGATTAATAGTTTTGTTACATACTGATTTCTAATGAAAGAATACAATACATGCTTAAAATCCAGTCCAGTTCAGTTCAATGGACCTTTTATGTATATGTTGAACTAAGATGACTAAATATTGTTGAGTTGCTGTATGGTGAGTATTGTTGATTCAAGAGATGGTTTAACTATGTAACCTTGCCCaagcatttttaaatgaagGGTAAAAGGGGTTTACTTCAGTAATGTTGTCTGTTAACACATGTCCTCTGATCTACAAGAGAACAGTTTGGTGGGTTCAATGCCTTCTTTGCAAATTGCACAGAGTaggttttttttggttttttaatTTTGGTGTAAGAGACATGTGAATTATCTGACACAGCAAATTTGCCAGTGTTAAATCAATGCTGTTGGTGTTAAATTAAGATTAACTTAAATTCTGACACTCAGTGTTAATTTAATAGTGTTTATTTACCACTGGCAAATATGCTGTGCAGTGTTTGGTTCTCAAAACCTAAATGTTTGTATAATGCATATTCACTGCACTGGTATGTTCTGTTAACAGCTGTGTTCTGATCCACAAGATAACTTGCACAGagcagatttatttttattttatttttttgtcaaGCATCTATTCTTAAGACAGTTTTGCTCTCAAATTCAAATTGTTTGTAGGATTGTTTAATCCTTTGTTTCGCTACACTTGCTGTATCCAGCATTTTCACTTCTTTTAACAGCTGTTATCAGCtagaatattttattttgtactatgcagatttttattattgtgcAACAGTTTTTATGCACCACTTTCAAACCAATAATAAAAGGTGGTGGTCTTTATTTGCCCTAATATCTGGAAAATCTTGTATTAATTGGGTAGGCTCAAATTAATGGAGATTTTTAAAGTTTAATTAAATTACGTTGGTAGAACTTAATTTAGTTGTGTTTATCAAAAAAACAATGAGATTAATATTAAGTAGGTTCAAATCAATCAATCTTTATAATGTTCAATAAAATTATGTTAGTGGAACTTAATTTAGTTGTGTTtatcaaacaaaacaatggGATTAATATTAAGTGAAACAACTTTAAAAAGTTAAGTTAGTCCAACAATGAAAGGCTCATAGCTTTTACTCAAAAACATTCTAGTTGGGATTACTTAAAAAGATACATGCAAATTGTTACATCAATTTTTTAAAGTAGATccagtatattattttttagagtgtgctgatgttcttgttcatgCCCTGGTCACATCTCGAATTGATTATTGTAACTCTCTCCTTTTTGGTCTACCTCATATGGGAGCTAGAGCTTTTAGCTACTCTGCCCCACATCTCTGGAACTATCTCCCTCCTGACATTCGCACCATTGATTTAATCCCTAGTTTCaaaacatattaaaacgtattaCTTTAAACTCGCCTACCCTTaatctgtgtaattaattactgtggtgttaaaaaaaaatagcagtccaacaccattaacttgataaatcactgtttttagtagaagtgatatttctacatagcaaaaaatttacttgaaagtatagtagagtaatgaaaacaaaacaaacccaacaattaggacatgcatcccactcattctgagtaattgaagcattgattgaaagggggttgttcaaaataatagcagtgaggagttcaattggtgaagtcattcattctgcagaagaacgggtgtcaattctggcccttatttaaggtaggagggtggcaaatgttgcacagcttggtcatagcacatttccttttgaaatactgggtaaaatgggttgttccagacattgttctgatgaacagcgtactttgattaaaaagttgattgtagagggaaaaaacatacagaaaagtgcagcaaattattggctgctcagctaaaatgccttaaagtgacaaccaaaacctgaaagacgcagaaggaagcgtggaactactgttcgaatggatcagagaatagccagaatggcaaaggctcagccaatgatcaccaacagaaagatcaaggaacatttgaagttaccagtgagtacagaagatgattagtgaagccaatttaccagcaaaaactcctgcaaagtcccgttgttaagataaagacgtgtcctgaatgggttcaaatctgccaaggaacaccttgactggtccaaagagaaatggctcaacatttgtggactgatgaaagcaaaattgttctttttgggtctagtggccgtagacagtatgtcagacgaccctcgagcactaaattcaag
The sequence above is drawn from the Trichomycterus rosablanca isolate fTriRos1 chromosome 14, fTriRos1.hap1, whole genome shotgun sequence genome and encodes:
- the LOC134325918 gene encoding sterile alpha motif domain-containing protein 3-like, with protein sequence MCHLCSLTSIYLSILCKTDDIKRFGYSAVLEPLLKDLVTLEEEGIYISSLSRQVKGTVFCVVADNLGAHSIGGFVESFSSSHCCRFCLGERSQFKFDAAMSQPAKLRIILQDHDIRRLELPSGIPDTVDELHSLVQQTFQIEGSFTLHFKDADFGEYFSLNSVCDVKDKDTLKVVHVFESPMVILTNLDSSCPSGTESAIYPQSDSCSSGSQDTVILSSPEHMTHRSQCWPVEFTIPRFAYNTELVLASGNEAFEKEGILLSPTAILPDMLEKLAETIYQYVAYPTSVQLNHVAEALIQKHPCLREPGSFNRCYGWQQRLKYKIANYRCKLRTLGCPELVVNSLKKKRAHEMAAAKNVKKPRKAEVNYLPPHPQGETEESLEQVRLDLLSEVKKRTNSNIISEKMARTFSIRRQEVVNLAPHVDVFKERWPALFDVIQIREEFKRITTINLEASFMAKLDQYCPKLMNLVSSRGGAAKMKIQQIKDTLLEDNTIERRREVAIRCMVVYLGEKEEDLFKEYLDAEALNRHLAGEVMKIMVNKAASTSDPASATIVIEGTEVLRGLDLPRACALLMGLIYALNLSYPRQLRHTFEVFQKLLLELDGLKASPKVMSLKQKLLS